One genomic segment of Natrialbaceae archaeon AArc-T1-2 includes these proteins:
- a CDS encoding heavy metal translocating P-type ATPase, which produces MSGPEHRRSHGDRERLARGEQPTDRDCPCCRMCGLTATEAERLERADERADPEREREPEREHEHDEGRHEAHVDHSGHEAMFRKRFFVCLVLSLPVLYYSPMLQDWFGYTAVAFPGSEFVGPALGVAVFAYGGIPFLRMGAVEARNREPGMMLLISLAITVAFVYSAAAVAFDIGEPFFWELVTLIVIFLLGHWIEMRSVRRASGALDELAELLPDTAERVTDDREGETEEVPVDDLEAEDLVLVRPGANVPADGVVEEGESNVTEAMVTGESTPVTKEPGDEVIGGTTNRGGSLRVRVTATGEETTLSGIMRLVEEAQESRSKTQVLADRAAGWLFYAALGVAVVTAVGWTAAVGFGLAVVERVVTVLVIACPHALGLAVPLVVAINTSMAAREGMLVRDRIAMEQARTLDTVVFDKTGTLTEGEHGVVDVATTDGWDEDDVIALAAAAEGDSEHMIAQAIREAAAERELSVPDARGFEALEGRGVRATIEADAPIPGGDAVEDSETVHVGGPNLLRELEVDPGDDLVAFADKAGERGQGVVYLLADGEAAGAIALADVIREESYAAIDALHEMGLEVAMLTGDSEDVARAVSDELGIDTTFAEVLPEDKDGKIVELQDQGKLVAMVGDGVNDAPALTRSDVGIAIGSGTDVAVESAEVVLVENDPRDVAHLVRLSTKSYRKMQENLVWAAGYNVFALPLAAGVLAPVGVLLSPAVGAILMSASTVIVAINAQLLRRADITLE; this is translated from the coding sequence ATGTCCGGTCCCGAACACCGGCGTTCCCACGGCGACCGCGAACGACTCGCCCGGGGCGAGCAGCCGACGGATCGGGACTGTCCGTGCTGTCGGATGTGTGGGCTGACGGCGACCGAGGCCGAGCGACTCGAGCGGGCGGACGAACGCGCCGATCCCGAACGCGAACGCGAACCCGAACGCGAGCACGAGCACGACGAGGGTCGCCACGAGGCCCACGTCGATCACTCGGGCCACGAGGCGATGTTTCGAAAGCGGTTTTTCGTCTGTCTCGTACTCTCGCTGCCGGTCCTGTACTACAGCCCGATGCTCCAGGACTGGTTCGGCTACACTGCCGTCGCGTTTCCGGGCAGCGAGTTCGTCGGTCCCGCCCTCGGGGTCGCCGTCTTCGCCTACGGTGGAATCCCGTTTCTCCGGATGGGTGCAGTCGAGGCCCGCAACCGCGAGCCCGGGATGATGCTACTGATCTCGCTCGCGATCACCGTCGCGTTCGTCTACAGCGCCGCCGCAGTCGCCTTCGATATCGGCGAGCCCTTTTTCTGGGAGCTCGTGACCCTGATCGTCATCTTCCTGCTTGGCCACTGGATCGAGATGCGAAGCGTCCGGCGGGCCTCGGGCGCGCTCGACGAACTCGCCGAGTTGCTGCCCGACACCGCCGAGCGGGTTACGGACGACCGCGAGGGCGAGACCGAGGAGGTCCCCGTCGACGACCTCGAGGCCGAGGACCTCGTACTCGTCCGACCCGGCGCGAACGTGCCGGCCGACGGCGTCGTCGAGGAGGGCGAGTCGAACGTCACCGAGGCGATGGTGACGGGCGAGTCGACGCCGGTCACGAAAGAACCCGGCGACGAGGTCATCGGCGGCACGACCAACCGGGGCGGCAGTTTGCGCGTTCGCGTCACCGCCACGGGCGAGGAGACGACGCTGTCGGGGATCATGCGACTCGTCGAGGAGGCCCAGGAGAGCCGCTCGAAGACGCAAGTGCTCGCGGATCGGGCCGCGGGCTGGCTGTTCTACGCCGCACTCGGCGTGGCTGTGGTCACCGCCGTCGGCTGGACCGCCGCGGTCGGCTTCGGCCTGGCGGTCGTCGAGCGCGTGGTCACGGTGTTGGTCATCGCCTGTCCGCACGCGCTGGGACTCGCCGTTCCGCTGGTCGTCGCGATCAACACCTCGATGGCAGCCAGGGAGGGGATGCTCGTGCGCGATCGGATCGCGATGGAGCAAGCGCGCACCCTCGATACCGTCGTCTTCGACAAGACGGGGACGCTCACGGAGGGCGAACACGGCGTCGTCGACGTCGCGACGACCGACGGCTGGGACGAAGACGACGTGATCGCACTCGCGGCCGCTGCGGAGGGCGACTCAGAGCACATGATCGCCCAGGCGATCCGCGAGGCGGCTGCCGAACGCGAGCTGTCGGTCCCCGACGCCCGTGGCTTCGAGGCGCTGGAGGGACGGGGCGTGCGCGCGACGATCGAGGCCGACGCGCCGATCCCCGGCGGCGACGCAGTCGAGGACAGTGAGACCGTCCACGTCGGCGGCCCGAACCTCCTCCGGGAGCTCGAGGTCGACCCCGGCGACGACCTCGTGGCGTTCGCCGACAAGGCCGGCGAGCGCGGCCAGGGCGTGGTCTACCTGCTGGCAGACGGCGAGGCCGCCGGCGCGATCGCGCTCGCGGACGTGATCCGCGAGGAGAGCTACGCGGCGATCGACGCCCTCCACGAGATGGGACTCGAGGTGGCGATGCTGACCGGCGACAGCGAGGACGTCGCGCGTGCCGTCTCGGACGAGCTTGGCATCGACACCACCTTCGCGGAGGTGTTGCCCGAGGACAAAGACGGAAAGATCGTCGAGCTCCAGGACCAGGGCAAGCTCGTGGCGATGGTCGGCGACGGCGTCAACGACGCGCCCGCGCTCACCCGCTCGGACGTTGGCATCGCCATTGGCTCGGGGACCGACGTCGCGGTCGAGTCCGCCGAGGTCGTCCTCGTCGAGAACGATCCTCGCGACGTCGCCCATCTGGTGCGGCTAAGCACGAAGAGCTACCGGAAGATGCAGGAGAACCTCGTCTGGGCCGCGGGGTACAACGTGTTCGCACTCCCGCTTGCGGCGGGCGTGCTCGCACCGGTTGGTGTCTTGCTCTCGCCGGCCGTCGGCGCGATCCTCATGTCCGCGAGTACGGTGATCGTCGCGATCAACGCCCAGCTGTTGCGCCGGGCGGATATCACACTCGAGTGA
- a CDS encoding glycoside hydrolase family 15 protein: MESEYPPIADYGAIGNDNRCALVSREGSIDWCPFPHLESPSVFSAILDADDGGRFAVSPDEPFEATQTYVNRTNVLETTFETDVGTATVTDFMPVTDGGPRYEGFQRSLFRTLECESGSVDLEVVLEPRFDYGRSETDLTLRDAEVVASGSGEPLHIHLHGVDDARIDGDRAKATVPLEAGESAWLCLQHGHSNHLSPDEREEILAETIAYWRDWLGRCEESAGELFAFDDKYGDVLRRSALVLKLLIHDGTGSIPAAPTTSLPEEIGGDLNWDYRYNWIRDAKFTVQALYNVGQREEAEEYFEWFRQIGHEEPADIQPIYGLHGETELEETTLDHLPGYRDSQPVRIGNAAADQEQLDIYGTIVQGIYETIRYENGLSDYDWESIRALADYVCANWDERDAGIWEFRDVRHHFVHSKLLCWVALDRAIQVGEEYDRDGPFERWADEREAIREAILERGYEESIDSFVQHFETDEALDATALLIPLYDFLPADDDRVQGTIDTVLEDLSTDDGLVYRFANSDARPKEPGAFLLCSFWLVDALVLSGRLEEAESIFETVLEHASPLGLLSEMVRPDGTLLGNYPQAFSHIGLLNSALYLASARDDVEEFPPEELAEGASAPLFRRHGSGS; this comes from the coding sequence ATGGAATCCGAGTACCCCCCAATCGCGGACTACGGTGCTATCGGCAACGACAACCGCTGTGCCCTCGTGAGTCGCGAGGGCTCGATCGACTGGTGTCCGTTCCCCCACCTCGAGTCCCCCAGCGTCTTCAGCGCTATCCTCGACGCCGACGACGGGGGCCGCTTTGCCGTCTCCCCGGACGAGCCCTTCGAGGCGACTCAGACCTACGTCAACCGGACGAACGTCCTCGAGACGACCTTCGAGACCGACGTCGGGACGGCAACGGTGACGGACTTCATGCCGGTCACCGACGGCGGCCCCCGGTACGAGGGGTTCCAGCGGTCGCTGTTTCGGACCCTCGAGTGTGAGTCCGGTTCGGTCGACCTCGAGGTCGTCCTCGAGCCGCGGTTCGACTACGGGCGGAGCGAAACCGATCTGACGTTGCGTGACGCCGAAGTGGTCGCGAGTGGTAGCGGGGAGCCGCTTCACATCCACCTCCATGGCGTCGACGACGCCCGGATCGACGGCGACCGGGCGAAAGCGACGGTCCCGCTCGAAGCCGGCGAGTCGGCCTGGTTGTGTCTGCAACACGGCCACTCGAATCACCTCTCTCCGGACGAACGCGAGGAGATCCTCGCCGAGACGATCGCCTACTGGCGGGACTGGCTCGGACGCTGTGAGGAGTCGGCGGGCGAACTGTTCGCGTTCGACGACAAGTACGGCGACGTTCTCCGCCGGTCGGCGCTCGTACTCAAACTTCTCATCCACGACGGGACCGGCTCGATCCCGGCCGCGCCGACGACGTCGCTACCCGAGGAGATCGGCGGCGACCTCAACTGGGACTACCGGTACAACTGGATCCGCGACGCCAAGTTCACCGTCCAGGCGCTTTACAACGTCGGCCAGCGCGAGGAGGCCGAAGAGTACTTCGAGTGGTTCCGCCAGATCGGTCACGAAGAGCCCGCCGACATCCAGCCGATCTACGGCCTCCACGGCGAGACTGAACTCGAGGAGACGACGCTCGATCACCTCCCCGGCTATCGTGACTCCCAGCCGGTCCGGATCGGCAACGCGGCCGCCGACCAGGAGCAACTCGACATCTACGGAACGATCGTCCAGGGGATCTACGAGACGATCCGCTACGAGAACGGTCTCTCCGACTACGACTGGGAGTCGATCCGGGCGCTTGCCGACTACGTCTGTGCAAACTGGGACGAACGCGACGCGGGCATCTGGGAGTTTCGCGACGTTCGTCACCACTTCGTCCACTCGAAGCTCCTGTGCTGGGTCGCACTCGACCGTGCGATCCAGGTCGGCGAGGAGTACGACCGCGATGGGCCGTTCGAGCGCTGGGCGGACGAACGCGAGGCGATCAGGGAGGCGATCCTCGAGCGCGGGTACGAGGAGTCGATCGACAGCTTCGTCCAGCACTTCGAGACCGACGAGGCCCTGGACGCGACGGCGCTTTTGATCCCGCTGTATGACTTCCTGCCAGCCGACGACGACCGCGTACAGGGAACGATCGACACCGTCCTCGAGGACCTGTCGACCGACGACGGGCTCGTCTATCGCTTCGCCAACAGCGACGCCCGACCGAAAGAGCCGGGTGCGTTTCTCCTCTGTTCGTTCTGGCTCGTCGACGCGCTTGTCCTCTCGGGACGTCTCGAGGAGGCCGAGTCGATCTTCGAAACCGTCCTCGAGCACGCCTCCCCGCTCGGGCTGCTCTCGGAGATGGTCCGGCCCGACGGGACCCTACTGGGCAACTACCCCCAGGCGTTCAGCCACATCGGGCTGCTCAACAGCGCGCTCTATCTCGCGAGTGCGAGAGACGACGTCGAGGAGTTTCCCCCGGAGGAACTCGCCGAGGGAGCAAGCGCGCCGCTTTTCAGACGTCACGGCTCTGGTTCTTGA
- a CDS encoding mandelate racemase/muconate lactonizing enzyme family protein — translation MVDYSQLRDPNAEYTMRDLSASTMNVTRERGGGRDVEITDVQTTMIDGNFPWTLVRVYTDAGIVGTGEAYWGAGTPELIDRMRPFLEGENPLDIDRLTEHLVQKMSGEGSIGGVTVTAISGIEIALHDLAGKILEVPAYQLLGGKYRDEMRVYCDCHTEDEADPIACADEAERVVEELGYDALKFDLDVPSGHERDRANRHLRPVEIEHKASIVEAVTERVGARAEVAFDCHWSFSAGSAKRLANRLEEYDVWWLEDPVPPENHDVQREVTRSTSTPITAGENVYRKHGQRRLLEDQAVDIIAPDMPKVGGMRETQKIADKADMYYVPVAMHNVSSPVATVASAHVGAAIPNALAVEFHSYELGWWEDLVEEDVIEDGYIEIPEEPGLGVTLDLDVVEEHMLEDEELFD, via the coding sequence ATGGTCGATTACTCGCAGCTACGCGATCCGAACGCCGAGTACACGATGCGCGATCTCTCGGCGAGCACGATGAACGTTACGCGCGAGCGCGGTGGCGGCCGCGACGTCGAGATCACCGACGTCCAGACGACGATGATCGACGGAAATTTCCCGTGGACGCTGGTTCGCGTCTACACCGACGCGGGAATCGTCGGCACCGGCGAGGCCTACTGGGGGGCTGGCACGCCGGAACTGATCGACCGGATGCGGCCATTTCTCGAGGGCGAGAACCCGCTCGACATCGACCGCCTCACCGAGCATCTGGTCCAGAAGATGTCCGGCGAGGGATCGATCGGCGGCGTCACCGTCACCGCCATCTCGGGCATCGAGATCGCCTTACACGACCTCGCGGGCAAGATACTCGAGGTGCCCGCCTACCAGCTCTTGGGCGGAAAGTACCGCGACGAGATGCGGGTCTACTGTGACTGTCACACCGAGGACGAGGCTGATCCGATCGCCTGCGCGGACGAGGCCGAACGCGTCGTCGAGGAGCTCGGCTACGACGCCTTGAAGTTCGACCTCGACGTCCCCTCTGGCCACGAACGCGACCGGGCGAACCGCCACCTGCGGCCCGTCGAGATCGAGCACAAAGCGAGCATCGTCGAGGCGGTCACCGAACGCGTCGGTGCCAGAGCCGAGGTCGCGTTCGACTGTCACTGGTCGTTCAGCGCCGGCAGCGCGAAACGACTCGCGAATCGCCTCGAGGAGTACGACGTCTGGTGGCTCGAGGACCCGGTCCCCCCGGAGAACCACGACGTCCAGCGGGAGGTGACACGGTCGACGTCGACGCCGATCACCGCCGGCGAAAACGTCTATCGAAAGCACGGCCAGCGTCGCCTGCTCGAGGACCAGGCCGTCGACATCATCGCGCCAGATATGCCGAAAGTGGGCGGGATGCGCGAGACCCAGAAGATCGCCGACAAGGCCGACATGTACTACGTTCCCGTCGCGATGCACAACGTCTCCTCGCCCGTCGCGACGGTCGCGAGCGCTCACGTCGGTGCAGCGATCCCCAACGCGCTGGCGGTCGAGTTTCACTCCTACGAACTGGGGTGGTGGGAAGATCTGGTCGAAGAGGACGTGATCGAGGACGGCTACATCGAGATTCCGGAGGAGCCCGGACTCGGCGTGACGCTCGATCTGGACGTCGTCGAGGAGCACATGCTCGAGGATGAGGAGTTATTTGACTAA
- a CDS encoding S1C family serine protease: protein MTPDQTSRRRLLRTVGGVLAAGTLGSVASADEDSADEYTEIYQETIDAVVLVTVPDVEEGPGGLGSGFVTADGVVVTNEHVVGDASTVELQFHDESWRTAAVVGTDAHSDLAVLEVEDLPADAGSLRFAAEPPDVGEDVLALGNPLGLDASVSRGIVSGVDRTLPSPTGFDIPAAVQTDAPVNPGNSGGPLVNRDGEIVGVVFAGAGQTIGFAIAAGLADRVVPALLEDGTYDHPYMGVSVAPIGPFAATANDLDEAGGVLIVDVVPDSPAEGVLEPATETTAVEGTTVPVGGDAVVAIDGTEIPNQDALSSYLALEMEPGETIGLEVVRDGDREVVELTLGERPDAETVEPGPGPGPGPGPGPGQEPEP, encoded by the coding sequence ATGACGCCCGACCAGACGTCTCGGAGACGCCTGTTACGGACGGTCGGTGGCGTGCTCGCCGCGGGAACGCTCGGGAGCGTCGCGTCCGCCGACGAAGATAGTGCCGACGAGTACACCGAGATCTACCAGGAAACGATCGACGCCGTCGTGCTCGTTACCGTTCCCGACGTCGAAGAGGGACCGGGCGGGCTGGGTTCGGGATTCGTCACCGCAGACGGCGTCGTCGTCACCAACGAGCACGTCGTCGGCGACGCGTCGACGGTCGAGTTACAGTTTCACGACGAGTCCTGGCGCACCGCCGCGGTCGTCGGAACCGACGCTCACAGCGACCTCGCCGTCCTCGAGGTCGAAGACCTCCCGGCCGATGCCGGTTCGCTCCGGTTTGCAGCGGAGCCGCCGGACGTCGGCGAGGACGTCCTCGCGCTCGGGAACCCGCTCGGGCTCGACGCCTCGGTTTCGCGTGGCATCGTAAGCGGCGTCGACCGCACGTTGCCGAGTCCGACGGGCTTTGACATCCCGGCTGCCGTCCAGACCGACGCGCCGGTAAACCCCGGCAACAGCGGCGGTCCGCTGGTGAACCGCGACGGCGAGATCGTCGGCGTCGTCTTCGCGGGTGCGGGCCAGACGATCGGCTTCGCGATCGCCGCCGGCCTCGCCGATCGCGTCGTCCCCGCGTTGCTCGAGGATGGGACGTACGATCACCCCTATATGGGTGTCAGCGTCGCACCGATCGGTCCGTTCGCCGCCACGGCGAACGACCTCGACGAGGCGGGCGGCGTGTTGATCGTCGACGTCGTTCCGGACTCGCCGGCGGAGGGCGTCCTCGAACCGGCGACGGAGACGACGGCCGTCGAGGGGACGACCGTCCCCGTCGGCGGCGACGCCGTCGTCGCGATCGACGGCACGGAGATACCCAACCAGGACGCGCTGTCGTCGTATCTCGCCCTCGAGATGGAACCCGGAGAGACGATCGGTCTCGAGGTCGTCCGCGACGGCGACCGCGAGGTCGTCGAGTTGACGCTTGGAGAACGACCCGATGCCGAGACTGTCGAACCCGGCCCTGGACCTGGACCTGGTCCCGGACCCGGACCCGGTCAAGAACCAGAGCCGTGA
- a CDS encoding transcription elongation factor Spt5 translates to MSIYAVKTTASQERTVADMIINREEDAVHAALAPDSLTSYVMVEADDNAVLERVLDDIPHARSIVPGESDISEVEHFLSPKPDVEGIAEGDIVELIAGPFKGEKAQVQRIDEGKDQVTVELYEATVPIPVTVRGDQIRVLDSDER, encoded by the coding sequence ATGAGTATCTACGCCGTCAAAACGACCGCGAGTCAGGAACGCACCGTCGCGGACATGATCATCAACCGCGAGGAGGATGCGGTCCATGCCGCACTCGCACCCGATTCGCTGACGTCGTACGTAATGGTCGAGGCGGACGACAACGCGGTCTTAGAGCGCGTCCTCGACGACATCCCCCACGCCCGCAGTATCGTTCCCGGCGAGTCAGACATTTCGGAAGTCGAACACTTCCTCTCGCCCAAGCCGGACGTGGAGGGAATCGCCGAGGGCGACATCGTCGAACTCATCGCCGGCCCGTTCAAAGGCGAGAAAGCACAGGTCCAGCGCATCGACGAGGGCAAAGACCAGGTGACGGTCGAACTGTACGAGGCGACGGTCCCGATTCCAGTGACGGTGCGGGGCGATCAGATTCGCGTTCTGGACTCCGACGAGCGATAG
- a CDS encoding YbjQ family protein: MQIVTTETVPDREVVEALGIARGNTVEARNVGRDITQSLRNLTGGELKAYSELLTKARDEAIDRMAADAESMGADAVVNVRLETSKVTEGGSEVIAYGTAVRLR, encoded by the coding sequence ATGCAGATCGTCACCACGGAGACGGTTCCCGATCGCGAGGTCGTCGAGGCGCTCGGAATCGCACGCGGAAACACCGTCGAGGCGAGAAACGTCGGCCGGGACATCACCCAGAGCCTGCGAAACCTCACCGGCGGCGAGCTGAAAGCCTACTCGGAGCTGCTCACGAAAGCCCGCGACGAGGCCATCGATCGGATGGCCGCCGACGCGGAGTCGATGGGTGCAGACGCCGTCGTCAACGTTCGCCTGGAAACCTCGAAAGTCACCGAGGGCGGCTCCGAGGTGATCGCCTACGGGACGGCCGTCAGGCTGCGCTGA
- a CDS encoding DUF7565 family protein encodes MPWECGIDGCGGRFDDVESLIVHQVNEHERHECQVCGTIVPDGYLAIRHAFTEHSRAEYVRAYGASSAEVRQREQLLEDVTDIADMQAIADELKR; translated from the coding sequence ATGCCCTGGGAATGCGGCATCGACGGCTGTGGCGGACGATTCGACGACGTCGAGTCGCTGATCGTCCACCAGGTGAACGAACACGAACGTCACGAGTGTCAGGTATGTGGGACGATCGTCCCCGACGGCTACCTCGCGATTCGACACGCGTTTACCGAACACAGTCGAGCCGAGTACGTCCGTGCCTACGGGGCCAGCTCCGCGGAAGTGCGCCAGCGTGAACAGCTACTCGAGGACGTCACCGATATCGCGGATATGCAAGCGATCGCTGACGAGTTGAAACGGTAG
- a CDS encoding protein translocase SEC61 complex subunit gamma, translated as MDVPYDLTSYVRVLKMATTPTKEEFLQVAKIAGAGILLVGFIGFLIGTVMMLLTGGF; from the coding sequence ATGGACGTTCCGTACGACCTCACCTCGTACGTTCGGGTGCTGAAAATGGCGACGACGCCCACGAAAGAGGAGTTCCTCCAGGTGGCGAAAATCGCCGGCGCGGGAATCCTGCTCGTTGGCTTCATCGGCTTTCTGATCGGGACCGTGATGATGCTCCTGACGGGAGGGTTCTAA
- a CDS encoding SHOCT domain-containing protein, translating to MSESDDLVRLVVLVIAILLLAPIVMMLFMTPMMGAHGPWVDATNGVGWGWGWLFAWLVPLLVVVAIGYLVYRVIASPDSRDDAAMEELRIAYARGEISEEEFEERRRRLQREE from the coding sequence GTGAGTGAATCCGACGACCTCGTGCGGCTGGTCGTGCTCGTGATAGCGATCCTGTTGCTCGCGCCGATCGTGATGATGCTGTTCATGACGCCGATGATGGGGGCTCACGGGCCGTGGGTCGACGCGACGAACGGGGTCGGCTGGGGTTGGGGGTGGCTGTTCGCGTGGCTGGTTCCGCTGTTAGTCGTGGTCGCGATCGGCTATCTCGTCTACAGGGTGATCGCCAGCCCGGACTCCCGAGACGACGCCGCGATGGAGGAGCTCCGCATCGCCTACGCCCGGGGTGAAATCTCCGAGGAGGAGTTCGAAGAACGACGACGACGGCTGCAGCGAGAGGAGTGA
- a CDS encoding TIGR00341 family protein — protein MRYVEILIPAGRRADVLEVLDDEGIHYVVSDTVGGQRYTAAVRFPLSGEAVETVLDRLGEVEIGSDANVAVIDAEKIALDDRSPLDVASERGERIERGGERLSRQELQARAAGLTPSFPVYATMTLISALVATAGLLLDSPAVVVGSMVIAPLIGPALAASVGTVVADAELRSTGLSYQLSGLAIAVLGSIALAGLTRMTGLEPGVIDLVGVAELEERVAPNLLSLVIALGAGVAGVLSLTRELSEAIVGVMIAAALIPPAAAAGIAVAWEMYGAAIGATVLMLVNTFSINLAALLTLWAGEYRPPGLFDVPRARKQALTFAAILGTIMVVLLVPLAGATLAELEATQLESDATTEVEGVLADPAYDGLEAESVTVEFDDDYPVRSIEEVVVTITGPDAEPEPGLTERLVAAIEPHAEDQVSIEVRFVVAEHATVADDEHAHDARYRV, from the coding sequence GTGCGCTACGTTGAGATCCTGATTCCGGCCGGTCGTCGAGCGGACGTCCTCGAGGTTCTCGACGACGAAGGGATACACTACGTCGTGAGCGACACGGTCGGCGGGCAGCGCTACACCGCAGCCGTCAGATTCCCGCTTTCTGGCGAAGCCGTCGAAACGGTTCTCGATCGGCTGGGTGAGGTCGAAATCGGCAGCGACGCGAACGTCGCCGTCATCGACGCCGAGAAGATCGCTCTCGACGATCGTAGCCCGCTCGACGTGGCGTCCGAACGCGGCGAACGTATCGAACGCGGCGGCGAACGGCTCTCGAGACAGGAACTGCAGGCGAGAGCGGCGGGACTGACGCCGTCGTTTCCGGTGTACGCGACGATGACGCTCATCAGCGCGCTCGTCGCGACCGCCGGCCTGTTGCTCGATTCGCCGGCGGTCGTCGTCGGCTCGATGGTGATCGCGCCGCTTATCGGTCCGGCACTCGCAGCGAGCGTCGGCACCGTCGTCGCCGACGCCGAACTGCGCTCGACCGGCCTCTCGTATCAGTTAAGCGGACTCGCCATCGCGGTACTGGGATCGATCGCTCTCGCCGGTCTCACGCGGATGACCGGCCTCGAGCCGGGCGTGATCGATCTCGTCGGCGTCGCAGAACTCGAAGAACGCGTCGCGCCGAACCTTCTCTCACTCGTGATCGCACTCGGCGCTGGCGTCGCAGGCGTGTTGAGTCTCACGCGGGAACTGTCCGAAGCGATCGTCGGCGTCATGATCGCCGCCGCGCTCATCCCGCCCGCCGCCGCGGCCGGCATCGCCGTCGCCTGGGAGATGTACGGTGCGGCCATCGGTGCAACGGTACTCATGCTCGTGAACACCTTCTCGATCAACCTCGCGGCGTTGCTCACCCTCTGGGCCGGGGAGTATCGACCGCCCGGGCTGTTCGACGTCCCGCGAGCGCGCAAGCAGGCGCTGACGTTCGCGGCCATCCTCGGGACGATCATGGTCGTCCTACTCGTTCCCCTCGCGGGCGCGACGCTGGCTGAACTCGAGGCCACACAGCTCGAGTCGGATGCCACGACGGAAGTCGAAGGCGTCCTCGCGGATCCGGCGTACGACGGCCTCGAGGCCGAGTCGGTGACGGTCGAATTCGACGACGACTATCCAGTCAGATCGATCGAGGAAGTCGTCGTCACGATCACCGGACCAGACGCGGAGCCGGAGCCAGGTCTGACCGAGCGGCTCGTGGCCGCGATCGAGCCACACGCCGAGGATCAGGTCTCGATCGAGGTCCGATTCGTCGTCGCCGAACACGCAACCGTAGCCGACGACGAGCACGCTCACGACGCTAGATACCGAGTGTAA
- a CDS encoding alanyl-tRNA editing protein: MSGQRAAAEPYTTRFQTDVRAVDGREVWLEETYFYAESGGQPADRGTIGGVEVEDVRVENGDPVHVLAEEPSFRTGRQVLCSVDWSFRMYCMRAHTASHVLYGAGRRLLEDLGYGGFDIGERKVRVDLETDTEVDDGTLVDLERLINRAIWESRPVSWEEIPLAEAREREEIAFNDATEEEAFTGGRLRIVTVGGPDDNGDATSSEPWDVAACGGTHVRNTREIGSVSVLGRSNPGEGLARVEFAVGPRAIERAATEKRTTLAARAALETAIEDVPAELERVVEERDALAVEVGQLRRELIETQLTSADPIDRDGEEWLLKELEDVSADDASDVARERAGELADVVALVGSGDAPFVVVGSAGSRSAADVVDDLTDEFGGGGGGSDRFAQAGGLDATSEAVVDWLA, from the coding sequence ATGAGTGGCCAACGGGCGGCTGCAGAGCCGTATACGACGCGATTCCAGACGGACGTCAGGGCCGTCGACGGCCGAGAGGTCTGGCTCGAGGAGACGTACTTCTACGCAGAAAGCGGCGGCCAGCCCGCCGACAGGGGCACGATCGGCGGCGTCGAGGTCGAAGACGTTCGAGTCGAAAACGGCGACCCCGTCCACGTTCTCGCCGAGGAGCCGTCGTTTCGAACGGGCAGACAGGTTCTCTGTTCGGTCGACTGGTCGTTTCGAATGTACTGTATGCGAGCGCATACGGCCAGTCACGTCCTCTACGGTGCGGGTCGGCGGCTGCTCGAGGACCTCGGCTACGGCGGGTTCGACATCGGCGAGCGGAAAGTCCGGGTCGATCTCGAGACCGACACCGAGGTAGACGACGGAACGCTGGTCGACCTCGAGCGGCTGATCAACCGGGCGATCTGGGAGTCTCGTCCCGTCTCCTGGGAAGAGATTCCACTTGCAGAGGCGCGCGAGCGCGAGGAGATCGCGTTCAACGACGCGACCGAGGAGGAGGCGTTCACCGGCGGCCGGCTCCGGATCGTCACCGTCGGCGGACCGGACGACAACGGCGACGCTACCTCGAGCGAGCCCTGGGACGTCGCGGCCTGTGGGGGGACCCACGTCCGAAACACTCGCGAGATCGGTTCCGTCTCCGTTCTCGGCCGATCGAACCCCGGCGAAGGGCTGGCTCGCGTCGAGTTCGCCGTCGGCCCGCGAGCCATCGAGCGTGCGGCGACCGAGAAACGCACGACACTCGCCGCGAGGGCCGCACTCGAGACCGCGATCGAGGACGTCCCGGCCGAACTCGAGCGCGTGGTCGAAGAACGGGATGCTCTCGCCGTGGAGGTCGGACAGCTCCGCCGGGAGCTCATCGAGACGCAGCTGACGAGTGCTGACCCGATCGATCGCGACGGTGAGGAGTGGCTCCTCAAGGAACTCGAGGACGTCTCCGCCGACGACGCGAGCGACGTGGCCCGAGAGCGTGCCGGCGAGCTGGCAGACGTCGTGGCGCTCGTCGGAAGCGGCGACGCCCCGTTCGTGGTCGTCGGCTCGGCCGGTTCGCGATCGGCCGCCGACGTCGTCGACGACCTCACCGACGAGTTCGGTGGTGGTGGCGGTGGGTCGGATCGGTTCGCACAGGCCGGCGGACTCGACGCTACGTCCGAGGCAGTCGTCGACTGGCTCGCGTAG